Proteins found in one Gemmatimonadota bacterium genomic segment:
- a CDS encoding membrane dipeptidase — MPEDPVERAKALHAKAPLIDGHNDLPWQIRRKANRDVWSIDLDQPQPDFHTDIPRLREGMVGAQFWSVYVPVSMQGREATRATMEAIDIVYEMIERYPDTFQLATTADEVEAAFATGRIASMIGIEGGHSIDSSLGALRMFHKLGVRYMTLTHSRNIPWADSATDTVGVGGLSEFGKEVIREMNRLGMLADLSHVSLATMGDVLDVTEAPVIFTHSSSYAMCNHVRNVPDDVLVRLAENGGVIMVTFVPGYISEETRLHGVKRNEERERLAAMPGSTDESVAEGIAAWNEANPTPRATVAQVADHIDHIRQVIGIDYIGIGGDYDGITTVPVGLEDVSTYPNLTAELVRRGYADEDIMKILGGNVLRVMRDAEAVAARLQQERHASGARIEVLDGE; from the coding sequence ATGCCTGAAGATCCCGTCGAACGCGCGAAGGCGCTGCACGCGAAAGCCCCGTTGATCGACGGCCACAACGACCTGCCCTGGCAGATCCGCAGGAAGGCGAACCGGGACGTATGGTCCATCGATCTCGACCAGCCCCAGCCCGATTTTCACACCGACATTCCCCGTCTGCGGGAGGGCATGGTGGGCGCCCAGTTCTGGTCGGTCTACGTACCCGTTTCCATGCAGGGCAGGGAGGCGACGCGGGCTACCATGGAAGCCATAGACATCGTGTACGAGATGATCGAACGGTACCCGGACACGTTTCAACTGGCCACCACGGCCGATGAAGTGGAAGCCGCCTTCGCGACAGGCAGGATCGCGTCCATGATAGGCATCGAAGGGGGCCATTCCATCGATTCCTCCCTCGGCGCACTCCGCATGTTTCACAAGCTGGGCGTCCGGTACATGACCCTGACCCACAGCCGCAACATCCCGTGGGCGGATTCGGCCACGGACACCGTGGGTGTCGGCGGCCTGTCGGAATTCGGGAAAGAGGTGATCCGCGAGATGAACCGCCTGGGCATGCTGGCGGACCTGTCCCACGTTTCCCTGGCGACCATGGGGGATGTCCTGGACGTGACGGAGGCCCCGGTCATATTCACCCATTCCTCGTCCTATGCCATGTGCAACCACGTGCGCAACGTCCCCGACGACGTCCTGGTGCGCCTGGCCGAAAACGGCGGCGTGATCATGGTCACCTTCGTACCGGGCTACATCTCGGAAGAGACCCGCCTGCACGGCGTGAAGCGCAACGAGGAACGCGAGCGGCTCGCGGCGATGCCGGGCAGCACGGATGAATCGGTGGCGGAAGGCATCGCCGCCTGGAACGAGGCCAATCCCACGCCGCGCGCCACCGTCGCCCAGGTGGCCGACCATATCGACCACATCCGGCAGGTGATCGGCATTGACTACATCGGGATCGGCGGAGACTACGACGGCATTACCACGGTCCCGGTGGGACTGGAGGACGTCTCTACCTATCCAAATTTGACGGCCGAACTGGTCCGGCGGGGATACGCGGACGAGGATATCATGAAGATCCTCGGAGGCAACGTACTGCGCGTGATGCGCGACGCGGAGGCGGTGGCGGCCCGCCTGCAGCAGGAGCGCCATGCCTCGGGCGCGCGCATCGAAGTCCTGGACGGTGAATAG
- a CDS encoding C-terminal binding protein has product MAGFTILSPGNPDNPGPNQYIRDELKTIGAELKIRPYGTLEEMLEEARDVDGFTQGGLTYNREVVEALPERIRVVGAGGIGVDFIDVEAATKRGIIVYNIQRVFEREVAQHAMMLLLACARRLMIINRSMMEGTPVSRGTIQPIYEQTLGLVSFGNIGRAMAKIAAGFDLRVIACDPFVTQADADPWGVTMVDQETLFRESDFVSCHVPLGPGTHHLIGERDFRNMKPSAYFINTGRGKVVDEKALIRALQEGWLAGAGLDVQEQEPPAPDNPLRSMEQVVLTPHYASASVRGGIERFKKAGRQLVTILSGRWPDDGLVNPAVKPLAAEKWGMPAE; this is encoded by the coding sequence ATGGCCGGTTTCACCATTCTCTCGCCCGGAAACCCGGATAACCCCGGTCCCAATCAATATATACGTGACGAACTGAAGACTATAGGCGCCGAACTCAAGATCCGGCCCTACGGCACGCTCGAGGAAATGCTCGAGGAAGCCCGGGACGTGGACGGGTTCACCCAGGGCGGTCTCACGTACAATAGAGAAGTCGTCGAAGCACTGCCCGAGCGCATACGCGTGGTCGGCGCGGGCGGGATCGGCGTGGATTTCATCGACGTGGAAGCGGCCACGAAACGGGGCATCATCGTCTACAACATCCAGCGGGTATTCGAACGGGAAGTCGCCCAGCACGCCATGATGCTGCTGCTCGCCTGCGCCCGCCGGCTGATGATCATCAACCGATCCATGATGGAGGGCACCCCGGTCAGCCGGGGTACCATTCAGCCGATTTACGAGCAGACGCTGGGCCTGGTTTCCTTCGGGAACATCGGCCGGGCCATGGCGAAGATCGCCGCCGGATTCGATCTTCGCGTCATCGCTTGCGACCCCTTCGTAACCCAGGCCGACGCCGACCCCTGGGGCGTGACCATGGTGGACCAGGAAACGCTGTTCAGGGAGTCGGACTTCGTCTCCTGCCACGTGCCCCTGGGACCGGGAACCCACCATCTCATCGGGGAGCGGGATTTCCGGAACATGAAGCCTTCCGCCTACTTCATCAACACGGGCCGGGGCAAGGTCGTGGACGAGAAAGCGCTGATCCGGGCCCTGCAGGAAGGGTGGCTCGCCGGTGCGGGGCTGGACGTGCAGGAACAGGAACCGCCCGCCCCGGACAACCCACTACGGTCGATGGAACAGGTGGTCCTCACGCCGCACTACGCTTCGGCATCGGTGAGGGGCGGCATCGAGCGTTTCAAGAAAGCCGGCCGGCAACTGGTCACCATCCTCAGTGGCCGCTGGCCCGATGACGGCCTCGTAAATCCCGCCGTGAAGCCGCTCGCCGCCGAAAAATGGGGCATGCCCGCGGAGTAA
- a CDS encoding HAD-IA family hydrolase — MFYDTVIFDAAGTLIGRDSPDFFEEFFVVAAGELGAAITLDQVKAALSKSMEEPRFHKRDGRMSTPEQTRRYFVDLYAHVFETAGIGGDLVPGLQQYYDRFQDGRYLEVYEDVRPTLEKLKDRGLRLGVLSNWSEHLSHVLKRHDLDRYFSFLVVSAEAGCEKPDERIFRMAIDRAEAPVDRILYIGDYPEEDILPAERVGLDALLIDRYEKYGRYRLPSIRQLTDVPGLLGIA, encoded by the coding sequence ATGTTCTACGATACCGTGATCTTCGACGCGGCGGGTACGCTGATCGGCCGGGATTCCCCCGATTTTTTCGAGGAGTTCTTCGTTGTCGCGGCGGGTGAGCTCGGAGCCGCGATCACGCTCGACCAGGTGAAGGCGGCGCTTTCGAAGTCCATGGAGGAACCCCGGTTCCACAAGCGCGACGGCCGCATGAGCACGCCGGAGCAGACGCGGCGGTACTTTGTCGATCTCTACGCCCATGTCTTCGAAACGGCGGGTATCGGGGGCGACCTGGTGCCCGGATTGCAGCAGTACTATGACCGGTTTCAGGACGGCAGGTATCTCGAGGTGTACGAGGACGTCCGGCCCACGCTGGAAAAACTGAAGGACCGTGGCTTGCGCCTCGGCGTGCTGTCGAACTGGTCAGAACACCTCTCCCACGTGCTCAAGCGGCACGACCTCGACAGGTATTTCTCCTTTCTCGTGGTTTCCGCCGAAGCGGGTTGTGAAAAACCCGACGAGCGGATATTCCGCATGGCCATAGATCGCGCGGAAGCGCCGGTCGACCGGATTCTTTACATCGGGGACTATCCGGAGGAGGACATCCTGCCGGCCGAGCGCGTCGGCCTGGACGCCCTGCTCATCGACCGGTACGAGAAGTACGGCCGCTATCGTCTGCCCTCCATCCGGCAGCTGACGGACGTCCCCGGGCTTCTGGGCATAGCATGA
- a CDS encoding Gfo/Idh/MocA family oxidoreductase yields the protein MTRRERGRTMSNQPIRVGVVGVGRGKSFAQSASGAVGMELVALCDIWEERLRELAGELSVAAYTDYDAFLTHDMDAVVLANYFHEHAPFAVKALRAGKHVMSETACNGTLAEGVALCRAVEASGRIYMLAENYPYTVFNQEMHRLYREGEIGEVTYAEGEYNHPMSRDASLRISPGFDHWRAWIPSTYYCTHALAPLVYITDTRPVAVNALAIARPERTLTLRRGDPGSVILCRMDNGAVFRLFGLGLPGHSNWYRLHGERGAMEITRGPGYFGPGEVRVWHEPWHVQPGQEAERVYKPDWPEHGDLARKAGHGGGDFWTSFHFTRAIRSGEQPFLDVYRGVAMSSVGILAWKSALEDGRPFDVPDFRDEAARKSCENDHWSPWPKHAGSGQPPPSILGRREPDPEHVPYALRVWKDMGYDG from the coding sequence ATGACACGTCGTGAACGAGGACGAACCATGAGCAACCAACCGATCCGCGTCGGCGTGGTGGGTGTGGGACGCGGGAAGAGCTTCGCACAGAGCGCGTCCGGCGCCGTGGGCATGGAACTCGTCGCACTGTGCGATATCTGGGAGGAGCGGTTGCGCGAGTTGGCCGGCGAACTTTCCGTCGCCGCGTACACCGATTACGACGCGTTCCTCACCCACGACATGGACGCCGTGGTCCTGGCCAACTACTTCCACGAACACGCGCCGTTTGCCGTAAAGGCCCTGCGGGCGGGCAAGCACGTCATGAGCGAGACCGCCTGCAACGGCACGCTGGCGGAGGGCGTCGCCCTCTGCCGAGCCGTGGAGGCGTCCGGCCGGATCTACATGCTGGCCGAGAACTACCCATATACCGTGTTCAACCAAGAGATGCACCGGCTCTACCGCGAGGGTGAGATTGGCGAAGTCACCTATGCCGAGGGAGAGTACAACCACCCCATGTCCCGGGACGCGAGCCTGCGAATTTCACCGGGATTCGACCACTGGCGGGCGTGGATCCCTTCCACTTATTACTGCACCCACGCCCTCGCGCCCCTGGTATATATCACCGACACGCGGCCGGTCGCCGTGAACGCCCTGGCCATCGCCCGGCCCGAGCGCACCCTCACCCTCAGAAGGGGAGATCCGGGGTCCGTCATCCTCTGCCGCATGGACAACGGCGCGGTCTTCCGGCTCTTCGGACTCGGCCTGCCCGGTCACAGCAACTGGTACCGCCTTCATGGCGAGCGCGGCGCCATGGAGATCACCCGGGGGCCGGGGTACTTCGGACCGGGAGAGGTGCGGGTGTGGCATGAGCCGTGGCACGTGCAGCCCGGCCAGGAAGCGGAACGGGTCTACAAGCCGGACTGGCCGGAGCACGGCGATCTCGCCCGCAAGGCCGGCCACGGCGGCGGCGACTTCTGGACCAGTTTCCATTTCACCCGGGCCATCCGTTCGGGCGAGCAGCCCTTCCTGGACGTGTACCGCGGCGTGGCCATGTCGTCGGTGGGCATCCTGGCCTGGAAGAGCGCGCTGGAAGACGGCCGTCCCTTCGACGTGCCCGATTTCAGGGACGAGGCCGCCCGGAAATCCTGCGAAAACGACCACTGGTCGCCCTGGCCGAAACATGCCGGATCGGGCCAGCCTCCGCCCAGCATTCTGGGCCGTCGCGAGCCGGATCCGGAGCACGTCCCGTACGCCCTGCGCGTATGGAAGGATATGGGTTACGACGGGTAA
- a CDS encoding ABC transporter substrate-binding protein — MGLNVFRRRRTGKAIQPVPDATQVVDGAIDKKRDDSVNGTQYIYIVTDSKPATGHGHTRRNALRCAGGMKMLGMRGSIFSWGPWLSIVLMITFLLSCGSEDPVSPEPPEPPEPVDQPALKIGLLIDLSEGGSEHGVLMRRGFEMAIEHVNEVGVLGEPVEGLVADTELDAETAVSEAMDLIEDKGVHAIVGAWASSSTLAIVDEVVADAGIPMISPASSSPMLTNAADNDFLFRTTLSDLDQGPVLAKITLELGYGNVGMIYRDDVWGRGIADAFENAWEGKLIRVAADPEKTTLVEELRESKGVLDDTQALIVLAFQPQQETIVREALDNGFYDVFIFGPTGRSLDLIRSIGPEHLAGMIGTSPGSAQDTPSAIAWEDGYKSLYDSNPPPFPYVKQTYDATVALALATQAAGRLEGAAIRDQLRTIGKPPGELVIAEASSIANGLRVLGEGGAINYEGAAMPLDWDENGDLATGFVAVWQFTPAGTIEVIRVEPFDH, encoded by the coding sequence ATGGGATTGAATGTATTCCGCCGCCGGCGAACCGGCAAGGCAATTCAGCCGGTGCCCGATGCTACCCAAGTTGTTGATGGCGCAATAGATAAGAAAAGGGATGACAGCGTAAACGGTACGCAGTATATCTACATTGTCACGGATTCGAAACCCGCTACCGGACATGGACATACCCGACGAAATGCGCTGCGATGCGCGGGAGGCATGAAGATGCTTGGAATGCGAGGATCGATTTTCTCCTGGGGGCCCTGGCTGTCGATCGTCCTGATGATCACCTTTCTGTTGTCGTGCGGCAGCGAGGATCCGGTATCGCCCGAGCCGCCGGAACCTCCGGAGCCGGTCGATCAACCCGCGCTGAAGATCGGGCTGTTGATCGATTTGTCGGAAGGAGGTTCGGAACACGGCGTCCTCATGCGGCGGGGATTCGAAATGGCGATCGAGCATGTCAACGAGGTGGGCGTGCTCGGGGAACCGGTCGAAGGCCTGGTGGCCGATACGGAGTTGGACGCCGAAACCGCGGTATCCGAGGCCATGGACCTTATCGAGGACAAAGGGGTCCACGCGATCGTAGGCGCCTGGGCGAGTTCCTCGACGCTTGCCATCGTGGACGAAGTGGTCGCGGATGCCGGCATTCCCATGATCTCTCCGGCCTCTTCTTCTCCCATGCTCACGAACGCCGCGGACAACGATTTCCTGTTTCGCACCACGCTGTCCGATCTCGACCAGGGGCCGGTCCTCGCCAAGATCACGCTGGAATTGGGATACGGTAACGTGGGCATGATCTACCGGGACGACGTCTGGGGCCGGGGCATCGCGGACGCATTCGAGAATGCCTGGGAAGGCAAGCTCATCCGTGTCGCGGCGGATCCCGAAAAGACGACCCTCGTGGAGGAGCTAAGAGAAAGCAAGGGCGTCCTTGACGACACGCAGGCACTGATTGTCCTTGCCTTTCAACCCCAGCAGGAAACCATCGTGCGCGAAGCGCTGGACAACGGCTTCTATGACGTGTTTATCTTCGGCCCGACCGGACGCAGCCTGGACCTGATCCGTTCCATAGGCCCCGAGCATCTCGCCGGGATGATCGGCACTTCGCCCGGCTCCGCGCAGGACACGCCTTCGGCGATCGCCTGGGAGGACGGGTACAAAAGCCTCTACGACAGCAACCCTCCGCCTTTCCCCTACGTGAAACAGACCTATGACGCAACCGTGGCGCTGGCCCTGGCGACCCAGGCGGCGGGCAGGCTGGAGGGCGCGGCCATCCGGGACCAGTTGCGAACGATCGGGAAGCCGCCCGGCGAACTTGTGATTGCCGAGGCGAGCAGCATTGCGAACGGGTTGCGCGTCCTGGGAGAAGGCGGTGCAATCAACTACGAAGGCGCGGCCATGCCGTTGGACTGGGACGAGAACGGCGATCTTGCCACGGGTTTCGTCGCGGTCTGGCAATTCACCCCGGCCGGGACCATCGAAGTGATCCGTGTCGAGCCCTTCGACCATTAA
- a CDS encoding MATE family efflux transporter, which yields MPDHTADSPKPAENEVPPSQVLRHVWAIAWPVVVASLIDATEGLVDIYFVGFLGPAAISAIGMSRQIVFIVMVMAISITGGTRTLVAQYYGAGRHGDVSRTGQQAILMGTYLALGLAAVSIVLTRPALVLLGAPDEVITHGTLFLRLYFAGMVFMILNYVMSAIFGGVGDTRTPLKISVIVIIVKCVTSYAFIFGAWVVPALGVAGAAVGMIISRLAGCVIGLAILVRGHGQVRLSRDWRVKPDWSIMSRMLDIGLPSGASGFFRNGARVLLYRVISGVSRPTAAIAALTVGFQIRLFAIMPALAFSVAATSLVGQRLGGRQIRSAGQYGGQTILLCMIVIGAGSALIWIFAQGIAAVFTTDETVLGISSVMLRFFAIAQVFSALSIVASGVLAGGGETRPSLYYTLFSQWGIMLVFSYVLAFPLGLDVTGIWIAWLAAAVLQGLLTLRRFFKGTWKRAVV from the coding sequence ATGCCCGACCATACCGCCGATTCCCCGAAACCGGCTGAAAACGAGGTCCCGCCTTCCCAGGTTCTCCGTCACGTCTGGGCCATCGCCTGGCCCGTCGTGGTCGCTTCGCTGATCGACGCCACAGAAGGTCTCGTAGACATCTACTTCGTGGGATTCCTGGGTCCCGCGGCGATCTCCGCCATCGGCATGAGCCGGCAGATCGTATTCATCGTCATGGTCATGGCCATTTCGATCACCGGGGGGACGCGGACGCTGGTGGCCCAGTACTACGGGGCTGGTCGGCACGGCGACGTGAGCCGCACCGGCCAGCAGGCGATCCTGATGGGCACCTACCTGGCCCTGGGTCTTGCCGCCGTCAGTATCGTGCTCACGCGGCCCGCGCTGGTCCTGCTCGGTGCCCCGGATGAAGTCATTACCCACGGCACGCTCTTCCTGAGGCTCTACTTCGCCGGCATGGTCTTCATGATTCTCAACTACGTGATGAGCGCCATCTTCGGGGGCGTGGGCGACACCCGTACGCCCCTCAAGATCTCCGTCATCGTCATCATCGTGAAATGCGTGACCTCCTACGCGTTTATCTTCGGCGCCTGGGTAGTGCCCGCACTGGGCGTGGCCGGCGCAGCCGTGGGCATGATCATCTCCCGGCTGGCGGGATGCGTCATCGGACTGGCGATCCTGGTCCGGGGCCACGGTCAGGTGCGTCTCTCGAGGGACTGGCGCGTCAAACCGGACTGGAGCATCATGTCCCGCATGCTCGACATCGGCCTGCCCTCCGGCGCGTCCGGCTTCTTCCGCAACGGCGCGCGCGTGCTCCTGTATCGCGTCATATCGGGCGTAAGCCGTCCCACGGCCGCCATAGCGGCCCTGACCGTGGGTTTCCAGATACGTCTCTTCGCGATTATGCCCGCCCTGGCCTTCTCGGTCGCGGCGACCTCCCTGGTCGGGCAGCGGCTGGGTGGCCGGCAGATCCGGTCGGCCGGGCAGTACGGCGGACAGACGATCCTGCTCTGCATGATCGTGATCGGGGCCGGCTCGGCCTTGATCTGGATATTCGCCCAGGGGATCGCGGCCGTATTCACGACAGACGAGACGGTCCTGGGCATCAGTTCGGTCATGTTGCGCTTCTTCGCCATTGCCCAGGTCTTTTCCGCGTTGTCCATCGTGGCCAGCGGCGTGCTGGCCGGCGGCGGCGAGACCCGCCCGTCGCTGTACTACACGCTCTTCTCCCAGTGGGGCATCATGCTCGTGTTTTCCTACGTCCTCGCCTTCCCCCTCGGATTGGACGTGACGGGCATCTGGATCGCCTGGCTCGCCGCGGCCGTCCTGCAGGGCCTGCTCACGCTCAGGCGCTTCTTCAAGGGGACCTGGAAAAGGGCAGTGGTCTGA
- a CDS encoding ribulose-phosphate 3-epimerase, whose amino-acid sequence MIQIAPSILSADFTRLADEIRTVERAGADRIHIDVMDGRFVPNISMGPFIVEAIDSLTELPLEAHLMIEEPDRYIDVFMEAGADVIIVHQENTAHLHRVVQSVRERGKQAGVALNPATPAQALDGIIDELDLVLVMSVNPGFSGQRFIASVLPKIREIRRTLSDREIACDLEVDGGVNADTAPAVASAGANVLVAATAVFKHPDGAAEGIRTLRG is encoded by the coding sequence ATGATCCAGATCGCTCCATCCATACTGTCGGCGGATTTCACCCGCCTGGCCGATGAGATCCGGACCGTGGAGCGCGCGGGCGCGGACCGGATTCATATCGACGTCATGGACGGCCGGTTCGTCCCGAACATCTCCATGGGACCCTTCATCGTGGAGGCCATCGACTCGCTGACGGAACTTCCGCTGGAAGCCCACCTTATGATCGAGGAACCGGACCGGTACATCGACGTCTTCATGGAAGCCGGGGCCGACGTGATCATCGTGCACCAGGAGAATACGGCCCACCTGCACCGCGTGGTGCAGTCCGTCCGGGAGCGGGGCAAACAGGCCGGGGTCGCCCTGAACCCGGCGACGCCCGCCCAGGCCCTCGACGGGATCATCGACGAACTCGATCTCGTCCTGGTCATGTCCGTCAACCCGGGTTTCTCGGGCCAGCGGTTCATCGCGTCCGTCCTGCCGAAGATACGCGAGATCCGAAGGACCCTGTCGGACCGGGAAATCGCGTGCGACCTGGAGGTAGACGGCGGCGTGAACGCCGATACCGCACCGGCCGTCGCGTCCGCGGGCGCGAACGTCCTGGTGGCCGCCACGGCCGTGTTCAAGCATCCGGACGGCGCCGCCGAAGGCATCCGGACGCTGCGCGGCTAA
- the gnd gene encoding decarboxylating 6-phosphogluconate dehydrogenase has protein sequence MQLGMVGLGRMGGNMTRRLLRGGHEIAVYDQSGEAVGQAEQVGAVGTSSLRGLVTALHPPRSVWVMVPAGDATERAVDELSDLLSPGDTVIDGGNTYFKDDVARAERLSARGLHYVDVGTSGGVWGLERGYCMTIGGPAEIVERLDPLFDTLAPGPVQDDARDAGQDTGDALPSTARRGYVHVGPAGAGHFVKMIHNGIEYGMMQAFAEGLEILRESGSDRVDSRLRYDLDLHDIAEVWRHGSVVSSWLLDLLEIALREDRDLSAYSGYVQDSGEGRWTVQTAIEEDVPAHVLTASLFTRFQSRQEQSFAMRVLSALRHQFGGHVEQKTTGGGP, from the coding sequence ATGCAACTGGGCATGGTCGGACTCGGCCGGATGGGCGGCAACATGACGCGGCGGCTGTTGCGCGGCGGTCACGAAATCGCCGTGTACGACCAAAGCGGCGAAGCGGTCGGCCAGGCGGAGCAAGTCGGCGCCGTGGGCACCTCGTCGCTGCGCGGTCTCGTGACCGCGCTCCACCCGCCGCGTTCGGTCTGGGTCATGGTCCCGGCCGGCGACGCTACGGAACGGGCCGTCGACGAACTGTCCGATCTGTTGTCTCCGGGCGATACCGTCATCGACGGCGGGAACACCTACTTCAAGGACGACGTGGCCCGCGCGGAACGGCTGTCCGCCAGGGGCCTGCACTATGTCGACGTGGGTACCAGCGGCGGCGTATGGGGCCTCGAGCGGGGGTATTGCATGACCATCGGGGGGCCGGCGGAGATCGTCGAGCGCCTGGACCCGCTGTTCGATACGCTGGCGCCCGGTCCCGTACAGGACGACGCGCGGGACGCCGGACAGGACACCGGCGACGCTCTCCCCTCAACGGCCCGCAGAGGTTACGTGCACGTGGGACCGGCAGGCGCGGGACACTTCGTCAAGATGATCCACAACGGGATCGAATATGGCATGATGCAGGCCTTTGCCGAGGGGCTGGAAATCCTGCGCGAATCGGGTTCCGACCGCGTGGATTCGCGCCTTCGGTACGACCTGGACCTGCACGACATCGCCGAAGTCTGGCGCCACGGAAGCGTGGTCAGTTCCTGGCTGCTCGACCTCCTGGAGATCGCGTTGCGGGAAGACCGGGACCTGTCCGCTTACTCCGGTTACGTGCAGGATTCGGGCGAGGGCCGGTGGACGGTGCAGACGGCCATCGAGGAAGACGTGCCCGCCCACGTGCTCACGGCATCGCTCTTCACGCGGTTCCAGTCGCGGCAGGAGCAATCCTTCGCCATGCGGGTGCTTTCCGCCCTGCGCCACCAGTTCGGCGGTCACGTGGAGCAGAAGACAACCGGGGGAGGACCATGA
- the tal gene encoding transaldolase, with protein sequence MANPLNQLERHGQSFWLDSISRELMYSGRLRKLIDEDGLKGMTSNPAIFEKAIAGSTDYDADIERLAAANRTALEIYETLAISDIREAADHLGGVYEATGGADGFVSLEVSPELADDTAGTIEEARRLWKAVDRPNVMIKVPATEAGVPAVRQLIGEGLNINVTLMFSRAVYEAVADAYISGLEDRIAAGGDINGIASVSSFFISRIDTLVDALLAERAERAGEPGERAAILDLTGRTAIANGKTTYQRYKTIYASPRWSALAERGARKQRLLWASTSTKNPEYRDVLYVEELIGENTINTLPDETLDAFRDHGRLADTLEAGTDEAWSIMAGVEKAGISMDRVAEQLVEEGVQKFVDPFVMLIESIERKRLQPVRLA encoded by the coding sequence ATGGCAAATCCGCTCAACCAGCTCGAACGGCACGGCCAGAGCTTCTGGCTGGACAGCATCAGCCGGGAACTGATGTACTCCGGCCGGTTGAGGAAACTGATCGATGAAGACGGTTTGAAAGGCATGACCTCGAACCCGGCCATCTTCGAGAAAGCCATTGCGGGAAGTACGGACTACGACGCCGATATCGAGCGGCTTGCGGCAGCGAACCGGACCGCTTTGGAGATCTACGAGACCCTGGCCATCTCGGACATCCGGGAAGCCGCCGACCACCTGGGCGGCGTATACGAAGCGACCGGCGGCGCCGACGGCTTCGTGAGCCTGGAGGTGTCCCCGGAACTGGCGGACGACACCGCGGGTACGATCGAGGAGGCCCGGCGGCTGTGGAAAGCCGTGGACCGCCCGAACGTAATGATCAAGGTACCGGCGACGGAGGCCGGCGTACCGGCCGTGCGTCAACTGATCGGCGAAGGGTTGAACATCAACGTGACGCTGATGTTCTCGCGGGCAGTATACGAGGCCGTGGCCGACGCCTATATCAGCGGGTTGGAGGATCGTATTGCCGCGGGAGGCGACATCAACGGCATCGCGAGCGTATCCAGCTTCTTCATCAGCCGCATCGACACCCTCGTCGACGCCTTGCTGGCCGAACGGGCGGAGAGGGCCGGCGAGCCCGGGGAACGGGCCGCGATCCTGGACCTGACCGGCAGGACGGCCATCGCGAACGGCAAGACGACCTACCAACGATACAAGACTATATACGCGTCACCGCGCTGGTCCGCGCTGGCCGAACGGGGTGCGAGGAAGCAGCGGCTGCTGTGGGCCAGCACGAGCACCAAGAACCCCGAGTACCGGGACGTGCTGTACGTCGAGGAACTGATCGGGGAAAACACCATCAATACCCTGCCCGATGAAACGCTCGACGCTTTCCGCGATCACGGGCGTCTGGCCGATACCCTCGAGGCCGGTACCGACGAAGCCTGGTCGATCATGGCCGGTGTGGAAAAAGCCGGGATTTCGATGGACCGGGTCGCGGAGCAACTCGTCGAGGAAGGGGTGCAGAAATTCGTGGATCCCTTCGTAATGCTGATCGAATCCATCGAACGGAAACGGCTGCAGCCGGTCCGCCTGGCGTGA